DNA from Terriglobus tenax:
GCAAACAGAAACGCCCCGGGCGCAATCTCCCGGGGCGTTTCTGTTTGTGTTGCCGCTTGCGTTTAGGCTTCCGCTGCCACAGGCTCGGTCTTCTCGACGATCGCGGGGCCTTTGCCTTCCTGCCCAGGCTTGCGGATGTCGATACCGCCCTTGAAGAAAGCTCCGTCTTCAATGCTGATACGGGCGGCGATCACGTCGCCCGTCAGCGAGCCTTCGCTGCGGATTTCCACGCGGTCGCTGGCCTGGCAGTTGCCGCGTACTTTGCCCAGCACGACAATCTCGCGCGCGCTGATATTGGCGGCCACCTGACCATTACGGCCAACCGTGACACGGTTCCCCGGCAGATTGATCGCGCCTTCGACCTTGCCGTCAATAAACAAGCTCTCGGAGCCCGAGACTTCGCCCTTGACGACGAGGGATTTGCCGATCGTAGCCTGCTCGCCGGCAGCGGCAGCAGGTGTGGAAGAAGCAGGTGTCCGTACCGCTGCCGGTTCATAGCCGGTAGCTGGCGTGCTCGGACGAATTGGTTCGGGGGTTGAAGTGGGCACGTTGCCGGGCTGGTTCGGTTTCCACATGGTGAATCCTGTTTCCTTTCGTTCGTACGCGTGTGTTGACTGCGGCTCGCGTCCGCTGCCCTTATAGGGTGATATTACTCCGCAGTTAATCCCCCGGAGGCAAACATTGCAGAAATCTCCAGGAAGGTTTCCCACAGGGCATCCACCTTGTAAACCCGGGAAATAACCGGCAAAAAACACTTGCACATCTGTAAAGCAGCAACTACGCTGACCGGCATGCAGAAATCCTGTCCGGCTGCTGTGCCGCTGCTGCTGGCCTTCGTATGTCTGTGGTGGACATACGAAGGCCAACCTCTTTGGGCGGCCCCTCTCCCCAAGATCCATACGGTCTCTCTCGGCAGTGTTCGCAAGACGACCTATACTCCCCCCGGTGCCGGCGAAGCCGTCTCTCTGCCCCTGCGTCCGCTGGTGATCGACGGCCGTCAGAAAGAATGGACCACCGGCGATCCGCATGACATTACCGACCGCAGCTTCGTGATTCGCCGCGTTCTGAAGCTGAACGATGCCCTGCCCGGAGAAGCCCCGCGGTGGACCTGGCAACCCGGCCCGTGGCTGCTGGTGGATCGCAACACAGGCCACATTACCGCGTTACACCTGCCGGACTTCGACCCCGTTGTCTCCGACGCCATCTGGTACCGCGACTATGCCGCCTACTGTGGCCTTTCCACCACAACCCGTGGCGGTCTTTATTTTGTTGTCGCCCAGCTAAACGGCCGCAAGGCCATCGTCAGCAAAAAACTCGGCCCGTTGCCGGCGCAGCCTCTGCAACAGCCGCCGTGCAGCGGTATCGCGTGGCAGCGCGACCCGTTGCGTGTCAGCGTAACGCCCACAGGCGCGCAGCCACTCAGCTTCAACGTGCAGGGCACCGCGGCCTCACTGGTCGAAGACGACGAGGACGAGAAGTAAGTCCGGGGTGGCAAAGAAGGTCTACCATAACCCCATGCTTTCTCTGGATGAGCTGCTCAAAGAAGCCGAGGCCGCGCACGGACACCTCTGCGCCGGACAGATTCTGGGCGTACGCATGGCCATGCTGGCCTGTACCCGGCTGGGCATTGACGAGCCGTACGGCAAAGACCGTAAGCGGCTGGTGACCTGGGTGGAGATTGACCGCTGCGCCACCGACGCCATCGGGGTGGTGACCGGCTGCCGCCTGGGAAAGCGCGCACTCAAGCCGGTCGACTACGGCAAGATGGCGGCGACCTTTGCCGACCTGTCCCTGCCGCTGGGGGGCGACCGCTATAAAGCCATTCGCGTCTGTGCGCTGGAAAGCAGCAAGCAGCGGGCAAAGGACCTTTATCCCCACATTGAACCGAAGAACACGCAGCAGATGCTGGCCTATCGCGAGATGCCCGAGGCCGACCTGTTCACGGAAGAATGGGTCTCCGTCCACCTGCCGCCGAAGGAATTTCCCGGTTACAAAGGGGAGCGCGTGGCCTGCGCCGTCTGTGGCGAAGGCATTAACTATGACCGGTTTGTTGTAAGAGATGAAAAGACCTTGTGCCGCGCCTGCGCCACTGTGGCTGAACGGTATTACCAGCCGCTTTAGTGGGCGTGCGTGTGACTGCAGCCTTCGTGCTCTTCTTCCGGCGGAGCGCAGCAGTTCTCTTCGGCGCGCGGGCAGCATTCCATCTCAAACTGAATGGTGGTGTGCGTAATGTGGAAGCCCTTGCGCAGTGAGAGGCGTATCGCATCCAGAATCCCCGTCTGGTCCTGCATGGGGACATCGCCCACCGTTACATGGCTGGCCAGGGCGTAGCTGGAGGAGCCAAGGCTCCAGACATGCAGGTCATGCACATCCTGTACCCCCGGAACATCGCGCATCGCCTCACGAACATCAGCCAGACAGAGATTCCGCGGCGTGCCTTCCAGAAGGATATTCAGCGTCTCGCGGACGATGCCGATGCTTGACCACAGGATCATGGCCGCGATGCCCAGCGACAGTACCGGGTCAATCCACCGCAGGTTCGTCCATTCAATCGCGGCTCCGCCGACGATGACGGCGGCAGTGGAAAGTGCGTCGCCCAACATGTGCAGAAAGACCGAGCGCAGGTTCAGGTCGCGGCCGACCCGCCACAGCATCAGCGCCACCACACCATTCATGGCCACGCCCAGGGCGGCCACAATCATCATGGTTCCGGCTTCCACATCCACCGGTTTGTACAGCCGGCCAATGGCGGCAAAGCCGATCAGGATGGCTACGACGATCAGCGACAGGCCGTTCACAAACGCCGCCAGCACACCGGCGCGCTGGTAGCCAAAGGTCTTCTGATCATTAGCCGGCTTGGCCTGGAAATACACCGCGACAAAGCTGAGCAGGATGGCAAGGAAGTCGCTGGCGTTGTGTCCGGCCTCGCCCACCAGGGCCAGGGAGTGCGCCCGTATGCCGGCCCACAGCGTCGCCAGAACATAGAGCGCCGTCAGTACGAGTGAAATCTGCAGAACGCGCTGCGTCTTTCCGGTCGGGCTGCCGTGAACATGCATTGTCTCTAGGCTACTCCAGCTATGTGTTTAGGCTACGCCAGCCGTCTCTCGATCGCTCGCCCTCAGACCGCTCCAGCCCTCGGCCAGAACGATGCTGTTACAGGGATTGCGCGGGTCATACTTGATGCTTACGGGCAGGTCCCAGCGGACCCGGGCAATACGGTCGCGCAGGGGAGTCACATCCTGTGCCGCCTCATACTCCACACCCGCCAGTTCGTACTTGTAGACCAGCACATCCGGTGTCTCCTCCGGGCCGGTTGCTTCCACAATCGTGCCGTCGATCAGGCGTCCGGACTCCACCAGACGTTCCCTGCGGCGGCGCTCCATCTCCTCGGCCGACGGCTTCCGGCGGAAAATCATCCATCCGGCCACCGCGAGTGCAGCAACGACCGCTCCCCCCGCGGCCATGACTGCCTGGGGATGGTGGAGTAGGGTCTGAACCAAAGGAAGATCGGCAAAAGGCATTGCAAAGTACCTCAGAGTTACCTGCCGCTAGTATGCCACTCCAACGGTGCAATCTTCGCGGTTTTGCATCCGTATGACACCAATTTGATGCCCGTTTCCCCGGGATGGAAGCAGGCGGTGGCGGCGTACAATCAAGGTGTGAGCAAAACCGCTGTAACCAAAGGAAATCGCGCGCAGATGGCGCACCCGATCGACCTCTCGGCCGGACGCATCCGGTCCACTACTGTCATCTGCGTGCGCCGCAATGGCCGCGTTGTCATGGCCGCCGACGGCCAGGTCACCCTGGGCTCGTCCGTTCTGAAGCACTCGGCCAAAAAGATCCGCCGCCTGTACCAGGACAAGGTTCTCGCCGGCTTTGCCGGTTCCACCGCCGACGCCTTCTCGCTCTTCAGCCGCTTCGAGTCCAAGCTGGAGCAGTTTGCCGGCAACCTGGGCCGTGCAGCCGTAGAGCTGGCCAAGGACTGGCGTACCGACAAGATGCTGCGTCAGCTGGAAGCCCTGCTGATCGTCGCTGACCTGAACCAGACCTTCCTGCTCTCCGGCACCGGCGACGTGATTGACCCGGACGAGGGCATCTGCGCCATCGGCTCCGGCGGCAGCTACGCCCAGGCCGCAGCCCGCGCCCTGTACCAGAACACGGAACTGGACGCCCGCGAGATCGCCGAGAAAAGCATGAAGATCGCCGGTGACATCTGCATCTACACCAACCAGACATTCACGATTGAAGAGCTGAAGAGTGGCTCTTAGCTTTTAGCCGTTAGCTACTAGCACCATGTTTTACGGCTTTTAGCTAACAGCTAAGAGCGAGCAGCCAGGAGCTGATTTTTATGGCCATCTATCTTCCCGGCGCCGCCGAAGACCAGGCGCTTGCACTCGACGACCTCACGCCCCGCGAAATCGTTGCGGAGCTGGACAAGTACGTCGTCGGCCAGAAGGCCGCCAAGCGCGCCGTCGCCGTCGCCCTGCGCAACCGCATGCGCCGCCAGAAGCTGTCGCCCGATCTAGCCGACGAGATCATGCCGAAGAACATCATCATGATCGGGCCTACGGGTGTCGGCAAAACCGAAATCGCCCGCCGCCTGGCCAAGCTGACCAACTCCCCCTTTCTCAAGGTGGAGGCCAGCAAGTTCACCGAAGTGGGCTATGTAGGCCGCGATGTCGAATCCATCGTGCGCGACCTGGTCGAGATCGCCATCGACATGGTGCGCGAAGAGAAGCTGGAAGAGATCGAGGACAAGGCCGAGCTCGCCGCCGAAGAGCGTCTGCTCGATATCCTGCTGCCTCCCGCTCCGCCCGTCGTGCCACAGCCGTCTCCGAATACCGCCGCGACCCCGGAAGCTCACCTGGTTCTGGAAGGCACGACGGATGGCGCGAAAGCGCCTCACTCGGCGGACGCACAGACCTCACGCGAGAAGCTGCGCCTGCAGTTCCGTGAGGGCAAGCTGGACGACCGCACCGTCGAGATCGACGTTCGTGACAAGAACGGCCCGTCGTTTGAGATCATCTCCAGCCAGGGACAGGATGAGATGGACATCAACCTGAAGGACATGATCCCCGGCTTGTTCGCTCCGCGCACCAAGAAGCGCAAGATGAAGGTGCCAGAGGCCTTCGATTACTTTGTGCAGGAAGAAGAGCAGCGCCTCATCGACATGGACCAGGTCACGCGCCAGGCCGTCGAGCGTGTCGAAGACTCCGGCATGGTCTTCCTTGACGAAATCGACAAGATCGCCGGCCGCGAAGGCGGCCACGGCCCCGATGTCTCCCGCGAGGGCGTGCAGCGCGACATTCTGCCCATCGTCGAAGGCACGACCGTCTCGACCAAGTACGGCATGGTCTCCACCGACCACATTCTGTTCATCGCCGCTGGAGCCTTCCACGTCTCCAAGCCCAGCGACCTGATTCCGGAGCTGCAGGGCCGCTTCCCCATCCGCGTGGAACTGCAGTCGCTCACGGTCGAGGACTTCATCAAGATCCTTACCGAGCCGAAGTCGTCTTTGACCAAGCAGTACACCGCTCTGCTGGAGACCGAAGGTGTGAAGCTCGAGTTCACCCCCGAGTCCCTGCGCGAGATGGCAGAGTTCGCCTTCCGCGTAAACGAGACGACCGAGAACATCGGTGCGCGCCGCCTGCACACCATCATGGAGCGCGTTCTGGATGAGATCAGCTTCCAGGCGCCCGACCTGTTCAAGGAACCGAAGATCGAAGGCCAGCCTGAACTTCCGGTCGAGGACCGTCCCACGCTGGCTGGCCCAGTGGAAAAGGTCATCGTCATTGGCCCTGAGTATGTGAAGCAGCAGGTCGCCAGCATTGTGAAGAACGAAGACCTGAGCCGCTACATTTTGTAATCTCTGTGCCTCTCTGCTGCGGACAGGTATGCTGTCTGCAACAGAGAGGCATCCCCCATGCATCGACTTCTGGCACTTCTTCTTCTGGCGGCAGCACTTCCCTCCATCGCGCAGAACCGCATCACTATCCTGAACGACGCCTTCAGCAAACGGGCCGACCTGGAACAGGACTGGGGCTACTCTGCCCTGATTGAGTTCGAAGGCAAGCGCATCCTCTTCGACACGGGCGACAACATTGCCCTGTTCAAGCGCAATGTCGAACGCCTGCACGTCGATCTCTCACACCTGGATATGGTCATCCTGTCGCACGCGCACGGCGACCATACCTCCGGCCTGCGCTACGTGCTCTCGCTCAACCCGAACGTGCCCCTTTTCGTGCCAGACGACCCTTACTTCACCGGCAGCACGCTGCCCCCGGGATTTCTGACGACCGACGCGCAGCCCGACCTGCCGAAAGAGATGCGCTACTTTGGCGGCGGCAATCGTCCCGCGGGTGGCAAGGGATGGACGGCGTGGACCGACACAAAGATGACCGCCATCAGCGGCAACACGGATATTGCACCGCATATTCACCTGATCTCGCAGGTCTCGGAGAAGCCGGCCTTTAAGGGATTGCGCGAAATTTCGCTGGTGCTCGACACACCGAACGGCCCGGTCGTGATCGTCGGCTGCTCACACCCTGGCATTGAGAACATCATGGCATCCGCGAACCTTACGCAGCCGGTCGCCATGCTCTTTGGCGGTTTGCACCTGCTGCAGGATTCCCCGGAGCAGATTCATGCCACGCTGACCACGCTGGCAGAGACCTACCATGTCCGCACCATGGCCATTGGCCACTGCAGCGGAGAGCTTGCCTTCAAACAGATACAGCAGAGATGGGCCGGACACTTCGCGTACGCCGGACTGGGCGAAACCGTCCGTTTCTAGCTACATCCTATGATAGCGGCCAGGATAGGGCGGCGGCATCGGGGTTCGGTTGCGAATGGTGTGCACCAGCAGCCAGATCAACCCGCCAATGAAAAGAAACGGAGCCAGGGGCACCAGGATCCACAACGGGCTGGGGGAGATCACGCGGTCGCCATGCACGGTGGCCGCCGTCTCCTCGTAGCTTCCGCCAAAGGTCACCAGGTCGCCGCCCACGCTGGCTTTCTTCTTCAGCTTGATAGGCGTTCCGAAGGCGACGACATCGCCGCCAATTGATTTGTCTTCATCCACATGCAGGCTGCCGAAGGCCATGACGATATCGCCCGTCACGCGGCCATGCACCGTTACGTCGCAGAACAGGCAGACGATATCGTCCGCCGTCTCGTCCTCGCCCACTACAACGTGGTTGCCCACGCCAACATGGTCCTCCCTGCTGTCTGCAAAGGCATCCCCTGCGGAGAAGCAGGAAAGCAGCAAAACGACGGCAAACATCATCAGACGGTGCATTTTTCTCACTCCCGCGGGCGCCACCCATTTTACTGGGGTCCCGGCCGCTCGTACTAAAATTGAACTTTGGCCTGTGCGCTTTGTGTGCACAAACATGCGCCACACCCGGACATACAGACATGCCGCAGGAACTCGCAAAAGCTTACGATCCGACATCGATTGAAGAACGTTGGGCCCGCTACTGGATTGAAGAACGTCTTTTTGACGTACCAACCCCTACCCCCGGTACGTCAGCCGACATAAAAAAGTTCGTTCAGCTTCTTCCACCGCCCAACGTCACCGGCCGCCTGCACATGGGCCACATGCTCAACCAGACGGAAATGGACATTCTGGCTCGCTGGCACCGCATGAAGGGCGAGCGTTCGCTGTGGGTTCCGGGCACCGACCACGCCGGCATTGCCACGCAGATGATGGTGGAGCGTCAGCTTGCCGCGGAGAACACCACCCGCCAGCAGCTTGGCCGCGAGGCCTTTGAGCAGCGCGTCTGGCAGTGGAAGCAGGAGTACGGCGGAGCCATTACCGGGCAGATGCGTCGCCTGGGCGCCTCAGTCGATTGGTCGCGTGAGTACTTCACCATGGACGAGAACCTGTCCACGGCCGTGAAGGAAGCCTTCGTCCGCCTGTATGAGCAGGGACTGATCTACCGCGGCAGTTACATCGTGAACTGGTGCCCGCAGCAGCAGACCGCCGTCAGCGATCTGGAAGTGGTTCACGAGGAGCAGGCGGGCAAGATCTACCACATCCGTTATGACCTGGCCGACGGCACAGGCTCCATCACCATCGCCACCACGCGCCCTGAGACCATGCTGGGCGACGTGGCCGTGGCCGTGAACCCGAACGATGAGCGCTACCAGGCCATGATCGGCAGGATGCTGGTACTGCCGCTCGTTGGCCGCGAGATCCCCGTTGTTGCGGATGACTGGGCCAACCCCGAGTTCGGCACCGGCGCCGTGAAGGTAACACCCGCGCACGACCCCAATGACTTCGAGATCGGCAAGCGCCACAACCTGCCGAACCTGAACATCATGGACGAGACCGCGCACATCCTTCTGGCCGGCTCACCCTACAACGGGCTGGACCGCTACGACGCACGCGAGAAGATTGTTGCCGATCTGGAAGCCCTGGGCAACCTGGTCGCCATCAAGGACCACAACAACTCCATTGGCCGCTGCGACCGCTGTAAAGCGATTGTGGAGCCGCGCCTGTCCATGCAGTGGTTCATCAAGATTCAGCCACTGGCCGACAAGGCCATCGCCGCCGTGGAAGAAGGCCACATCAAGTTCACGCCGGAGATGTACGCGAAAACCTACTTCGAGTGGATGCGAAACATCCACGACTGGTGCATCTCGCGTCAGCTCTGGTGGGGCCATCGCATTCCCGCATGGCACTGCCGCCACTGCCACGAGATCACCGTGTCCCGCGAAACGCCCGCTGCCTGCAAGGCCTGCGGAGCGACGGACCTGGTGCAGGAGACCGATGTGCTGGACACATGGTTCTCGTCCGGCCTGCTGCCCTTCACCATCTTCGGATGGCCGAAGCATGATGCGCAGCTCGAAGCCTTCTATCCCACTGAGCTTCTGGTCACCGGCTTCGACATCCTCTTCTTCTGGGTGGCCCGCATGGTCATGCTGGGTACGCACTTCATGCTCGATGTGCCGATGCCCGATGGCTCGCAGCGCACGTTGAAGGACTCCGTGCCCTTCAAGGAGGTCTACATCCACGGTCTGGTCCGCGATGCTGACCGCCAGAAGATGTCCAAGACCAAGGGCAACGTCATCAACCCGATCGAGATCATCGAGCGCTTTGGGACCGATGCCGTGCGTTACACGCTGGCCAGCCAGGCCTCGCCCGGCACCGACATCGCCTTCAACGAGCAGCGCACCGAAGGCTACCGCGCCTTCGCCAACAAGATCTGGAACGCCGCCCGTTTCCTGTTCATGAACATTGAGAAGGCGAAGGAGGCTGGCTACAACATCCGCCTGGGTGAGAACCTTCCGGTCACCGTGCTTCCGGCAGGAACACCGCTCGAAACGCGCTGGATCTTCGCACGCCTGTCGGCCGTCAGCGCCGAAGTGGAGACCGCGCTGAACAACTATCGCTTCGACGAAGCCTCCGCCGCCGTCTATCAGTTCTTCTGGGGCGAGTTCTGCGACTGGTACCTGGAGCTGGTGAAGCTGCGCCTGAACTTTGACCAGCCCGGCAACGCGGAGACAGCCATCACACTGGCCTCTCTGGTTGGCGTTTTTGAAGCTGCTCTGCGCCTGCTCTCACCCTTCATGCCCTTCATTACCGAAGAGGTGTGGCATGCGCTCTATGACAACGAGCCGTATGCCAAGTCCATTGCTCTGGCACGCTACCCGCAACCCAGCGACTTCCCAGCCGAAAAGGACGCGGAAGAGAACATGGTGCTGCTGCAGGAGCTGATCGTCGCCATCCGCGGCCTGCGCAAGGATGCCAGCGTTCCGGAGAAGGAGTTCGCTCCGGTTCGCATCTTCACCGACATCAAGACCCAGGCCATCCTGGACGCCAACCGCGAGATGCTTTCGCGGCTGGCACGCGTGGACGGTGTGGAGTTCCTGGAAGGCTCGCTCAGCGGAGCCAATGTTCGCAGCACTGCGAAGTTCGATGTGGCCGTGGTCTACGAGCGCCAGGTCGACGTTGCCGCCGAAACCGAGCGCCTGACCAAGGAGATTGCCAAGCTGACCAAGGGCCTGGAAGCTGCCGCAAAACAGCTCGGGAACGAGGCCTTCGTGGCCAAGGCTCCCGCTGCCGTGGTCGATGGTCTGAAGAAGCAGCAGGCAGAGACACAGCTCCTCTACGACAAGGCCAAGACCGCGCTGGACGCACTAACGAAGTAATCACTCCGGCTGTTGTTTTTGCTTTTGTTGTTCTTGCTTGTCATCCCGTAAGGATCTGCTTTCCCTTAGATCCCAGAAGCAGATTCCACCGCTGCGCTGCGAAACGACAAAAAACGACCCAAAAGGCCGCCCAACCGGGTGGCCTTTTCTTTTCCCGTGAATTTTTCCGAACGGAAGCCCTTCCTCTCCGGTCTATGTGTGTAGAAGGAACAATGCATGAGCTCGCCGCACGCATGGCAAACCGGACTGCGCCGCGACCTCTCTGCGGAGGAGCTGGGCCTGCCGGAGACGACCAACCATGATGCGATCTTTGCCGCGCTGGTGCAGACATATGCCCGGCTGATGTACCGCATCGCCTATGCCGTTCTGCGCAACCCGCATGACGCCGAGGATGCCGTGCAGGATGTATTTGTGAAGATACTGCGTTCCCGTCCGACGCCGGAACAGGAGAAGGCCTATCTGTCGAAGGCGGCGTATCGCGCGGCGTTGGACCGCTTGCCACGCAAGGACACACGGGCGCTGGAGGAGGAAGAGGAGTTCGTCTCTCCTGCCTTCTCGCAGGAGGAGCACGCCACGGCCTTAGCAGAGCAAAAACGCCTGCTCCTCCTGATTGCCGCGCTTCCGGAGGAGCTGCGACAGCCTCTGGTGCTGATGGCTCTGGAAGAACTCACCTCGCGCGAGGTGGCCGACCTGCTCGGCATTCCGGAAGGCACGGTTCGAACGCGGGCGCAACGTGCACGCGAGGAGTTACGCAGAAGATTCGAAAGGAGGAAGCCATGAACGATCGTTTTGACGAGTTGCTGAACGACACCCTGCAGCCGATAGCGCACGCCGAACCAGTGCATGGTCTGGAGGACCGTATCCACGCGCGGGCAACGCGCACACGGCGGGTTCGCCGCCTGATGTGGTTTGCCACTCCTGTCGCAGCATGTGCCGCCATGGCCATGGTGTGGATCGCGCTCCATACTACGCAACCAGTAATGCCGCAGAAGATGGCTGTAGATGCAGCACCCGCGCTGCAACCTGCGCCCGTAACGCATCCGGATACGCCTGTGGTGAAGGCGCATGTGTTCAAGCCTGCAACCATTGCAGTACGGCCCCGGCAAGAAGCCGTGGCACAGAACGATCTGCCGAAGCTAACTACCTTCCCCGCTCCGCCGGAGGATACGACGGAACGCCGCGCCATCATGGCATTGGTTGAGGCAAAGAATCAACCCGCTCTGCTTGCAGCCTCTGATTTGAAAGCGCAACAAGCCGGTCCCATCGAGATTGCAGAGATCCACATCCAACCCCTCTCACAGGAGACACCCCAATGACCCGCCGCATCCTCTTCACCCTTTTGCTTTCCCTCCTGCTCTTCCCTGTCTGCATCAGCCATGCCCAGGAGAAGGACAGCCCGTCCACGGGGCCACAGAACCTTTACCACGTGAAGCTCATCGTCAAAGAGCTTGAGAGTGGAAAGGTGATCAACGGCCGCGAGTATGACACGAACCTCACCACGGTTCAGGGCAAAGCCATCACCTATACCAACTCCATTCGCACCGGCAACAAGATCCCGATTACGACCGGCAGCACGGCAGCTTCCAATAGTGTCAATACGATGTACACCTACATCGATGTCGGCGTGAACTTCGATATCCGCGACTACCGCGTGGACGGGGACAAGGCATCCTTCACCCTGAAGGCCGAGATCACCAACGTCGAGGCGGCATCCAACAGCATCTTGCAGCCGGTAATCCACCAGAACTCCTGGAACTCAAATGTACGGGTCACCATGGGCAAGCCAACCATCGTATTCAGTTCGGATGATGTCTCCTCCAAACGCACCACGCAGGTGGAGGTCACGGCAACCGAAATCAAGTAGCGCATGCAGTCCTTGGCCCGGCCGCCTCCACAGGCGGCCGTTTTCTTGCTCTGAAAAAATTTCCATAAACTAAGGAACAACGCCGCGGGAGGCCGCGTACTAGCCGGGGTACGACGAAAAAATCGCAGCACCATGTCCCGAGGAGCACCCCATGCTCATGGCTCGCGTACCTGTTTGCGTCCCACACCGTCTGGCAATCGCCTGTGTCTTCGTACTTGGCACCGCACTTCTCTCTGGGCGCGTTTGCGCCGCACAAGCCCCGTCTGCAGCAGATACCTCAGCCACCTATCGCAAACTCATTACCGAATCAGAGCGAAGAGACGAGCCCCCTGCAAAGCGCGGCTACCTGTGGGCCATGCTCGCATCCTCGTATCACGACAAGGGCAACGTAGCAGAAGCCTTCCGTGCCTACGACCGGGCCCTTCCTCTTCTCGCCAAGGATGCGGACGCCCGTTCCAACTATGCCACCGCGCTCGATAATCTTGGGAGCCTCTACCTGGAGACCGGTCGCATTCCGGAGGCGGAAACTACCCGCACCCGCGCGCTTCATCTCCGCGAAGAGCTGGGAAACGCTATCGACCTGGCCCGCAGCCATGAACACCTGGCCGAGATTCATCTCGCCCGCCATCACTATCCCCAGGCCGAAGCCGAGGCCAGGGCCGCACACGACATCTTCCTCACATCGCCCGAGCCCGAACGCTACGACGCTGCCGGAAATTCCCATCCCGGCAACACGCTTCTCTCCTCACTAGTCACACTCGTCTTCGCCGAGTGCGCACAGTCCAAGTGGGATGCATGCCACCAGTCCGCGGTGGATGCCGACAAGCTGGTGCAGCAGGACTTTGCGCCCGACTCCCTGGAGAGAGCCCACACTGAGATGGCGCTCGGCTTCGCGCAATGGAAGACCGGTGACCCATCGGCGGCCGAGAAGAGCCTGCAAAGCGGCATGGCCATCATGAAAGCACGGCTGGGCGAAACCAGTCCCATCGTCCTTGATTCCATGTATGAATACCGCGACTTCCTCGCATCCCAGCACCGCAAGCCAGAGCTTCGCCAACTGGATCAAAGCATCCGCGTCGCCGTTGCACGCCAACAGAGTGGCATCTGCAACAACTGCCAGGTAAGCGCCTTCGCCCTGCG
Protein-coding regions in this window:
- a CDS encoding bactofilin family protein; amino-acid sequence: MWKPNQPGNVPTSTPEPIRPSTPATGYEPAAVRTPASSTPAAAAGEQATIGKSLVVKGEVSGSESLFIDGKVEGAINLPGNRVTVGRNGQVAANISAREIVVLGKVRGNCQASDRVEIRSEGSLTGDVIAARISIEDGAFFKGGIDIRKPGQEGKGPAIVEKTEPVAAEA
- a CDS encoding FmdE family protein is translated as MAKKVYHNPMLSLDELLKEAEAAHGHLCAGQILGVRMAMLACTRLGIDEPYGKDRKRLVTWVEIDRCATDAIGVVTGCRLGKRALKPVDYGKMAATFADLSLPLGGDRYKAIRVCALESSKQRAKDLYPHIEPKNTQQMLAYREMPEADLFTEEWVSVHLPPKEFPGYKGERVACAVCGEGINYDRFVVRDEKTLCRACATVAERYYQPL
- a CDS encoding cation diffusion facilitator family transporter, whose translation is MHVHGSPTGKTQRVLQISLVLTALYVLATLWAGIRAHSLALVGEAGHNASDFLAILLSFVAVYFQAKPANDQKTFGYQRAGVLAAFVNGLSLIVVAILIGFAAIGRLYKPVDVEAGTMMIVAALGVAMNGVVALMLWRVGRDLNLRSVFLHMLGDALSTAAVIVGGAAIEWTNLRWIDPVLSLGIAAMILWSSIGIVRETLNILLEGTPRNLCLADVREAMRDVPGVQDVHDLHVWSLGSSSYALASHVTVGDVPMQDQTGILDAIRLSLRKGFHITHTTIQFEMECCPRAEENCCAPPEEEHEGCSHTHAH
- the hslV gene encoding ATP-dependent protease subunit HslV, which gives rise to MAHPIDLSAGRIRSTTVICVRRNGRVVMAADGQVTLGSSVLKHSAKKIRRLYQDKVLAGFAGSTADAFSLFSRFESKLEQFAGNLGRAAVELAKDWRTDKMLRQLEALLIVADLNQTFLLSGTGDVIDPDEGICAIGSGGSYAQAAARALYQNTELDAREIAEKSMKIAGDICIYTNQTFTIEELKSGS
- the hslU gene encoding ATP-dependent protease ATPase subunit HslU; amino-acid sequence: MAIYLPGAAEDQALALDDLTPREIVAELDKYVVGQKAAKRAVAVALRNRMRRQKLSPDLADEIMPKNIIMIGPTGVGKTEIARRLAKLTNSPFLKVEASKFTEVGYVGRDVESIVRDLVEIAIDMVREEKLEEIEDKAELAAEERLLDILLPPAPPVVPQPSPNTAATPEAHLVLEGTTDGAKAPHSADAQTSREKLRLQFREGKLDDRTVEIDVRDKNGPSFEIISSQGQDEMDINLKDMIPGLFAPRTKKRKMKVPEAFDYFVQEEEQRLIDMDQVTRQAVERVEDSGMVFLDEIDKIAGREGGHGPDVSREGVQRDILPIVEGTTVSTKYGMVSTDHILFIAAGAFHVSKPSDLIPELQGRFPIRVELQSLTVEDFIKILTEPKSSLTKQYTALLETEGVKLEFTPESLREMAEFAFRVNETTENIGARRLHTIMERVLDEISFQAPDLFKEPKIEGQPELPVEDRPTLAGPVEKVIVIGPEYVKQQVASIVKNEDLSRYIL
- a CDS encoding MBL fold metallo-hydrolase — translated: MHRLLALLLLAAALPSIAQNRITILNDAFSKRADLEQDWGYSALIEFEGKRILFDTGDNIALFKRNVERLHVDLSHLDMVILSHAHGDHTSGLRYVLSLNPNVPLFVPDDPYFTGSTLPPGFLTTDAQPDLPKEMRYFGGGNRPAGGKGWTAWTDTKMTAISGNTDIAPHIHLISQVSEKPAFKGLREISLVLDTPNGPVVIVGCSHPGIENIMASANLTQPVAMLFGGLHLLQDSPEQIHATLTTLAETYHVRTMAIGHCSGELAFKQIQQRWAGHFAYAGLGETVRF
- a CDS encoding bactofilin family protein encodes the protein MHRLMMFAVVLLLSCFSAGDAFADSREDHVGVGNHVVVGEDETADDIVCLFCDVTVHGRVTGDIVMAFGSLHVDEDKSIGGDVVAFGTPIKLKKKASVGGDLVTFGGSYEETAATVHGDRVISPSPLWILVPLAPFLFIGGLIWLLVHTIRNRTPMPPPYPGRYHRM